One genomic window of Pseudomonas sp. LFM046 includes the following:
- the fadD2 gene encoding long-chain-fatty-acid--CoA ligase FadD2 — MQPDFWSDKRPAGVPKQIDLTAYKSVIEVFERSCKKFADRPAFSNLGVTLTYAELDRLSAAFAAYLQKHTDLAPGDRIAVQMPNVLQYPIAVFGALRAGLIVVNTNPLYTAREMRHQFKDAGVRALVYINLFGKLVEEVLPDTEIEFLIETRMGDLLPSLKGWLVNTVVKTVKKMVPDFNLPQAVPFKDALKQGQGHALKPVRVGLDDIAVLQYTGGTTGVAKGAMLTHGNLVANMQQVDACLSQLGPDGAPLMKQGREIMIAPLPLYHIYAFTANCMCMMVNGHHNILITNPRDIGGFIKELKKWRFSALLGLNTLFVALMDHPEFKNLDFSNLKVTNSGGTALVKATAERWQSITGCSVVEGYGLTETSPVASTNPYGGQARLGTVGIPVVGTAFKTIDDQGCEMPLGERGELCIKGPQVMKGYWNRPEATAEVLDAEGWLKTGDIAVIDPDGYVRIVDRKKDLIIVSGFNVYPNEIEDVVMAHPKVANCAAIGVPDEKSGEAVKLFVVPREGGVSVEELKAYCKENFTGYKVPKHIVLKDALPMTPVGKILRRELRDIA; from the coding sequence ATGCAACCTGATTTCTGGAGCGACAAACGCCCGGCCGGTGTGCCCAAGCAGATCGATCTGACGGCGTACAAGTCGGTGATCGAGGTGTTTGAGCGGTCCTGCAAGAAGTTCGCGGATCGCCCCGCCTTCAGCAATCTGGGCGTGACCCTGACTTATGCCGAGCTGGATCGCCTGTCCGCCGCCTTCGCCGCCTACCTGCAGAAGCACACCGATCTTGCGCCCGGCGACCGCATCGCCGTGCAGATGCCCAACGTCCTGCAGTACCCCATTGCCGTGTTCGGCGCCCTGCGCGCCGGGCTCATCGTGGTCAACACCAACCCGCTCTACACCGCCCGCGAGATGCGCCACCAGTTCAAGGACGCCGGGGTGCGCGCGCTGGTCTACATCAACCTGTTCGGCAAGCTGGTCGAAGAGGTGCTGCCCGACACCGAGATCGAATTCCTGATCGAAACCCGCATGGGGGACCTCCTGCCGAGCCTCAAGGGCTGGCTGGTGAACACCGTGGTGAAGACGGTGAAGAAGATGGTGCCTGACTTCAACCTGCCCCAGGCCGTGCCCTTCAAGGACGCGCTGAAGCAGGGACAGGGCCATGCGCTGAAACCGGTGCGGGTGGGGCTGGATGACATCGCCGTGCTGCAGTACACCGGCGGCACCACGGGCGTTGCCAAGGGGGCGATGCTGACCCACGGCAACCTGGTGGCCAATATGCAGCAGGTGGATGCCTGCCTGTCGCAGCTGGGGCCGGACGGCGCGCCGCTGATGAAGCAGGGCCGGGAAATCATGATCGCGCCGCTGCCGCTGTACCACATCTATGCCTTCACCGCGAACTGCATGTGCATGATGGTCAACGGCCACCACAACATACTCATCACCAACCCGCGTGACATCGGCGGCTTCATCAAGGAGTTGAAGAAGTGGCGCTTCTCCGCGCTGCTGGGCCTGAACACCCTGTTCGTGGCGCTGATGGATCACCCCGAGTTCAAGAACCTCGACTTTTCCAACCTCAAGGTCACCAACTCCGGTGGTACCGCCCTGGTCAAGGCCACTGCGGAGCGCTGGCAGTCCATCACCGGTTGCTCAGTGGTGGAGGGCTATGGCCTGACCGAGACGTCCCCCGTGGCCAGCACCAACCCCTACGGCGGCCAGGCGCGCCTGGGCACTGTGGGCATCCCGGTGGTGGGTACCGCGTTCAAGACCATCGACGATCAGGGCTGCGAAATGCCCCTCGGCGAGCGTGGGGAGCTGTGCATCAAGGGGCCGCAGGTGATGAAGGGGTACTGGAATCGACCTGAAGCTACAGCCGAGGTGCTGGACGCCGAGGGCTGGCTCAAGACCGGCGACATCGCGGTGATCGACCCGGACGGCTACGTGCGCATCGTCGACCGCAAGAAGGACCTGATCATCGTCTCCGGCTTCAATGTCTATCCGAACGAGATCGAAGACGTGGTCATGGCCCACCCGAAAGTGGCCAACTGCGCGGCCATCGGTGTGCCGGACGAGAAGTCCGGCGAGGCGGTGAAACTCTTCGTGGTGCCCCGCGAGGGCGGCGTCAGCGTCGAGGAGCTGAAGGCCTACTGCAAGGAAAACTTCACCGGCTACAAGGTGCCCAAGCACATCGTGCTGAAGGATGCCCTGCCCATGACGCCGGTGGGCAAGATTCTCCGTCGCGAGCTGCGCGACATCGCCTGA
- a CDS encoding alpha/beta hydrolase, with amino-acid sequence MRHDAFWLDASDAVPLYVNHWAGDAPPRAAVMLSHGMAEHSGRYARLGEALVAAGFELYALDQRGHGRTAEHGVLGQYAAEDGWNKVISDLSCLNHHIRQQHPQAPIFLLGHSMGSYIGQAYLMQHSCSLQGAILSGSNHQPVALYRAARLIARFERWRQGKEGRSALIEFLSFGSFNKAFKPNRTTFDWLSRDPQEVDKYVNDPLCGFRCTNQLWLDLLGGLQIITPPKNLAQIDPDLPLLVIGGERDPVSDGRRLQDLADALRAAGLKNVQLNIYPGARHELLNESNRDEVTADLIDWLEQALAHSHRHPQQAKETA; translated from the coding sequence ATGCGCCACGACGCTTTCTGGCTCGACGCCAGCGATGCAGTGCCCCTGTACGTCAACCACTGGGCCGGCGACGCCCCGCCCCGGGCGGCGGTGATGCTGTCCCACGGCATGGCCGAACACAGCGGCCGCTACGCCCGCCTGGGCGAGGCCCTGGTGGCCGCCGGCTTCGAGCTCTACGCCCTGGACCAGCGCGGCCACGGACGCACCGCGGAGCATGGCGTCCTCGGCCAGTACGCCGCGGAGGATGGCTGGAACAAGGTGATCAGCGACCTCTCCTGCCTCAACCACCACATCCGCCAGCAGCACCCGCAGGCGCCCATCTTTCTGCTGGGCCACAGCATGGGCAGCTACATCGGCCAGGCGTATCTGATGCAGCACAGCTGCAGCCTTCAGGGCGCCATCCTTTCCGGCTCCAATCACCAGCCCGTGGCGTTGTACCGGGCCGCCCGCCTGATCGCCCGCTTCGAGCGCTGGCGCCAGGGCAAGGAAGGCCGCAGCGCGTTGATCGAGTTCCTCTCCTTCGGCTCCTTCAACAAGGCCTTCAAGCCCAATCGCACCACCTTCGACTGGCTGAGTCGTGACCCGCAGGAAGTGGACAAATACGTCAATGACCCGCTCTGCGGCTTCCGCTGCACCAATCAGCTGTGGCTCGACCTGCTCGGCGGGCTTCAGATCATCACCCCGCCGAAGAACCTGGCGCAGATCGACCCCGATCTGCCGCTGCTGGTGATCGGCGGTGAGCGTGACCCGGTCAGTGACGGCCGGCGCCTGCAGGACCTGGCCGATGCACTGCGCGCGGCCGGCCTGAAGAACGTGCAACTGAACATCTACCCCGGCGCCCGCCACGAGTTGCTCAACGAGAGCAACCGCGACGAGGTGACCGCGGACCTGATCGACTGGCTGGAACAGGCCCTTGCCCACAGCCATCGCCACCCACAGCAAGCCAAGGAGACCGCATGA
- a CDS encoding MaoC family dehydratase, with amino-acid sequence MSQVTNFTYDALEVGQKANFSTTVEERHIQLFAAVSGDRNPVHLDAEYAAGTLFKERIAHGMFTGALISAAIACEMPGPGSIYLGQQLKFTRPVKLGDSLTVELEILEKLPKNRVRIATRVFNQNAEQVVDGEAEVLAPKQQLSVELPELPPITIG; translated from the coding sequence ATGAGCCAGGTAACCAACTTCACCTACGACGCCCTCGAAGTCGGCCAGAAGGCCAACTTCTCCACCACCGTGGAAGAGCGCCACATCCAGCTCTTCGCCGCCGTCTCCGGCGACCGCAACCCGGTACACCTGGACGCCGAGTACGCCGCCGGCACCCTGTTCAAGGAACGCATCGCCCACGGCATGTTCACCGGCGCCCTGATCAGCGCCGCCATCGCCTGCGAAATGCCTGGCCCGGGCAGCATCTACCTCGGCCAGCAGCTGAAATTCACCCGCCCGGTGAAGCTGGGCGACAGCCTGACCGTGGAGCTGGAAATCCTCGAGAAGCTGCCGAAGAACCGCGTGCGCATCGCCACCCGCGTGTTCAACCAGAACGCCGAGCAGGTGGTGGATGGCGAAGCCGAAGTGCTGGCGCCCAAGCAGCAGCTGTCGGTGGAACTGCCGGAGCTGCCGCCGATCACCATCGGCTGA
- a CDS encoding HlyD family secretion protein — MRSMLRVAVTLVLVAVALVAGYGLWQHYMLSPWTRDARIRADVVVIAPDVSGWVMDLKVRDNQEVKAGDLLLSVDRERYQAALEKARAVADTRQNQLRLREHEASRREHLGPQAISAELRENALITAEVARAEFREAQAELKVAELNLARSELRAPRSGQVTNLRLAQGNYVSAGQPVMALVDDGSFYVQAYFEETKLPRIKVGAPVKVWLMSAGEPLSGTVESISRGITDRNASPDTQLLANVEPTFNWVRLAQRIPVRIKLDKLPADVQLSAGMTASVTVGEE, encoded by the coding sequence ATGCGTTCGATGTTGCGTGTGGCGGTAACCCTGGTCCTGGTCGCGGTGGCTCTGGTGGCCGGCTATGGCCTCTGGCAGCACTACATGCTTTCGCCCTGGACCCGCGATGCGCGGATTCGCGCCGACGTGGTGGTGATAGCGCCGGATGTTTCCGGCTGGGTGATGGACCTCAAGGTCCGCGACAACCAGGAGGTGAAGGCGGGCGACCTGCTGCTCAGCGTTGACCGCGAGCGCTACCAGGCAGCGCTGGAAAAGGCCCGCGCGGTGGCCGACACCCGCCAGAATCAACTGCGCCTGCGCGAACACGAAGCCTCCCGCCGTGAGCACCTGGGGCCCCAGGCCATCAGCGCGGAGCTGCGGGAGAACGCGCTGATCACGGCCGAAGTGGCCCGCGCCGAATTCCGCGAGGCCCAGGCCGAACTCAAGGTGGCCGAACTGAACCTTGCCCGCAGCGAATTGCGCGCGCCGCGCAGCGGGCAGGTCACCAACCTGCGCCTGGCCCAGGGTAACTACGTGAGTGCTGGCCAGCCGGTGATGGCGCTGGTGGACGACGGTTCGTTCTACGTCCAGGCCTACTTCGAGGAAACCAAGCTGCCGCGCATCAAGGTGGGGGCACCGGTGAAGGTCTGGCTGATGAGCGCCGGCGAGCCGCTGTCGGGCACGGTGGAAAGCATCAGCCGGGGTATCACCGACCGCAACGCCAGTCCGGACACCCAGTTGCTGGCCAACGTCGAACCCACCTTCAACTGGGTGCGCCTGGCTCAGCGGATTCCCGTGCGGATCAAGCTGGACAAGCTGCCGGCCGACGTCCAGTTGAGTGCCGGCATGACGGCCAGCGTGACGGTGGGGGAGGAATAA
- a CDS encoding DUF1656 domain-containing protein, with protein sequence MGLREWSLGGVLLSPFLIYALLALLVTGVLRLGLARIGVTRWIWHEALFDCALYVCVLAALVALTGHW encoded by the coding sequence ATGGGCTTGCGTGAATGGTCCCTGGGCGGCGTGCTGCTCAGCCCCTTTCTGATTTATGCGCTGCTGGCGCTGCTGGTGACCGGCGTGCTGCGGCTTGGCCTGGCGCGTATCGGGGTTACGCGCTGGATCTGGCACGAAGCGCTGTTCGATTGTGCCCTGTATGTCTGTGTGCTGGCCGCCCTGGTGGCGCTGACCGGGCACTGGTGA
- a CDS encoding FUSC family protein, whose amino-acid sequence MRDTLRAFLAPDMPALQFAIKTLLGGGLALWCAFRFGLEQPQWALMTAFIVAQPLSGMVVQKGLARLLGTLVGTVMSVAIVALFAQTPWLFLLALATWLGICTAASTMMRSAWSYSFVLAGYTVAIIGLPAIAHPLAVFDQAVARSTEISLGIICATLTSALLWPQRVERQLARQARDAWQCGIQAAISALKGERQERQGLLGVLGRIVAVDAQREHAWFEGDRGRQRAVALQVLSHDLLSLLRLARGVARQWRQLGEGEAERLRPWVEEVEAALAEPDVSRLDDLRDRLLQASEDESLSTVQQYCLGRMAVVMRQAAAAVGSMHAVERGEAPSDVPPPLSTHRDVQTAAIYGLRSALAFLGLSAFWLATAWTSAVGALTLTCVICGLFASRENAEQIGFMFLRGILYALPVAFVVGQVLLPQLSGFPMLCLALGVPLFFGALGMARPALAATATSFCLHFIVLCAPQNIMRFDVGVFFNEAISMVLGVGFAVLSFRLILLRNPVWHGRRLLKATLADLARLTGVRLAGAENWFGGRMADRLLQLARLYPVLPEQSRSRWDDGLASLDLGDELLHLRRCLAAADKPLGVSEERFLRQLERILLQGPAPGRALTLDEPAGELLTALRGAGSSIDRRLAQAALLQLQQSWRQWCEQQEASHGLA is encoded by the coding sequence GTGCGCGATACCCTGCGTGCCTTTCTGGCGCCCGATATGCCGGCGCTGCAATTCGCGATCAAGACGTTGCTGGGTGGCGGCCTGGCGCTCTGGTGTGCGTTCCGCTTCGGCCTGGAACAGCCGCAATGGGCGCTGATGACGGCCTTCATCGTCGCCCAGCCGCTGTCCGGCATGGTGGTGCAGAAGGGCCTGGCACGACTGCTGGGTACGTTGGTGGGCACGGTCATGTCGGTGGCCATCGTCGCGCTCTTCGCCCAGACGCCCTGGCTGTTCCTGCTGGCGCTGGCCACTTGGCTGGGCATCTGTACCGCCGCCTCGACCATGATGCGCAGTGCCTGGTCTTATTCGTTCGTCCTGGCGGGCTACACGGTCGCCATCATCGGTCTGCCGGCCATCGCCCATCCCCTGGCCGTGTTCGACCAGGCGGTGGCGCGCTCCACTGAAATCAGCCTCGGCATCATCTGCGCCACCCTGACCAGCGCGCTGCTCTGGCCGCAGCGGGTGGAGCGCCAGCTCGCCCGCCAGGCGCGGGATGCCTGGCAATGCGGCATTCAGGCGGCGATCTCCGCGCTCAAGGGCGAACGCCAGGAGCGCCAGGGGCTGCTCGGGGTGCTCGGGCGCATCGTGGCGGTGGATGCCCAGCGCGAGCATGCCTGGTTCGAGGGCGATCGCGGCCGCCAGCGCGCGGTGGCCCTGCAGGTGCTCAGCCATGACCTGCTCAGCCTGCTGCGCCTGGCCCGGGGTGTGGCACGCCAGTGGCGCCAGCTCGGGGAGGGGGAGGCCGAGCGCCTGCGACCCTGGGTGGAAGAAGTAGAAGCGGCCCTGGCCGAACCCGATGTCTCACGCCTGGATGATCTGCGCGATCGCCTGCTGCAGGCTTCCGAGGACGAGTCGCTGTCCACCGTCCAGCAATACTGCCTGGGCCGCATGGCGGTGGTGATGCGCCAGGCCGCGGCGGCGGTCGGCTCCATGCATGCGGTGGAGCGGGGCGAGGCACCGTCGGACGTGCCGCCGCCGCTATCCACCCACCGCGATGTGCAGACCGCCGCGATCTACGGCCTGCGCAGCGCCCTGGCGTTCCTCGGCCTGTCGGCGTTCTGGCTGGCGACCGCCTGGACCTCGGCGGTCGGCGCCCTGACCCTGACTTGCGTAATCTGCGGCCTGTTCGCCAGCCGCGAGAACGCCGAACAGATCGGCTTCATGTTCCTGCGCGGCATCCTCTACGCGCTGCCCGTGGCGTTTGTCGTCGGCCAGGTCCTGCTGCCCCAGCTCAGTGGCTTTCCCATGCTCTGCCTGGCCCTCGGCGTGCCGCTCTTCTTCGGCGCCCTGGGGATGGCCAGGCCGGCGCTGGCAGCCACGGCCACCTCCTTCTGTCTGCATTTCATCGTCCTGTGTGCGCCGCAGAACATCATGCGCTTCGACGTCGGGGTGTTCTTCAACGAGGCGATTTCCATGGTGCTCGGCGTGGGCTTCGCGGTGCTCTCGTTCCGGCTGATTCTGCTGCGCAACCCGGTCTGGCATGGCCGGCGCCTGCTCAAGGCGACCCTCGCGGACCTGGCGCGTCTGACCGGGGTGCGCCTGGCGGGCGCGGAGAACTGGTTCGGCGGTCGCATGGCCGACCGCCTCCTGCAACTGGCGCGGCTCTATCCCGTGCTGCCGGAGCAGAGTCGCAGCCGTTGGGACGATGGCCTCGCCAGCCTGGACCTGGGGGATGAACTGCTGCACCTGCGGCGCTGCCTGGCGGCTGCCGATAAACCCTTGGGGGTTTCGGAAGAGCGTTTCCTGCGACAGCTGGAGCGCATCCTGCTGCAAGGCCCGGCGCCGGGGCGTGCCCTGACCCTCGACGAGCCCGCCGGTGAGTTGCTTACCGCCCTGCGTGGCGCCGGAAGCAGTATCGACCGCCGCCTGGCCCAGGCGGCCCTGCTGCAGTTGCAGCAGAGCTGGCGGCAATGGTGCGAACAACAGGAGGCGAGCCATGGGCTTGCGTGA